A genomic region of Roseateles amylovorans contains the following coding sequences:
- a CDS encoding ABC transporter ATP-binding protein, translating to MDVPLLTATGLTKRYGSQTLFEHLSLTLQHGEMLALLGESGSGKSTLLNGLAALEPLDRGQVLLQGRDILALDESGQAALRREQLGFVFQAFHVLPHLTVQDNVGLPLLLQGRPDATRVAEMLAAVGLEAQSRHLPRQLSGGQLQRVAIARALVHRPVLVLADEPTGNLDPRHADQVMQLLRRQLREQQAACLLVTHSAHAASLADRRLRLEGGQLVDA from the coding sequence ATGGATGTCCCCCTCCTGACGGCCACCGGCCTGACCAAGCGCTACGGCAGCCAAACCCTGTTCGAGCATCTGTCGCTCACGCTGCAGCATGGCGAGATGCTGGCCCTGCTGGGCGAATCCGGCAGCGGCAAGTCCACCTTGCTCAACGGCCTGGCGGCCTTGGAACCGCTGGACCGGGGCCAGGTGTTGCTGCAGGGCCGCGACATCCTCGCGCTGGACGAGTCCGGCCAGGCCGCCTTGCGCCGCGAGCAGCTCGGCTTCGTCTTCCAGGCCTTCCATGTGCTGCCGCATCTGACGGTGCAGGACAACGTCGGCCTGCCGCTGCTGCTGCAGGGACGACCCGATGCGACGCGGGTGGCCGAGATGCTGGCCGCCGTCGGCCTGGAGGCGCAGTCGCGGCATCTGCCGCGCCAGCTCTCCGGCGGGCAACTGCAGCGCGTGGCGATCGCCCGGGCGCTGGTGCATCGACCGGTGCTGGTGCTGGCCGACGAACCCACCGGCAACCTCGATCCCCGTCATGCCGACCAAGTGATGCAGCTGCTGCGACGCCAACTGCGTGAGCAGCAGGCGGCCTGCCTGCTGGTGACCCACTCGGCCCATGCCGCGTCGCTGGCCGACCGCCGCCTGCGGCTCGAAGGCGGCCAGTTGGTCGATGCCTGA
- a CDS encoding ABC transporter permease codes for MNPLSRAWVWWWQLSWPALRLQWGRQLAALLTIALGLALAGAVHWINASALAQFEAAARQSSAQADLELRAAPGAAPLSDRLFAELAARDDIAELAPRLDASLRVQGRDGQWQRLQLVGLDLLQIAAFHPQWRPHADSGGWADALQQPAVLVSDAALRRLGWGAVETTGAPASTGTAGAAETAGSPGTPGTPASEATPSSSSSEGALASTASGSTATATATAASTSTSASTSTSTSTSAAASSNIEPTTLRLDLPGATDPLPIAGLIADDGQALMIMDIAWAQQVLQRPGQLDAILLRMVPGRAVPAVWPTGILAGAPQDQARQQADEARRLTRAYRLNLGVLSLMALFVGAFMVFAVHSLSVAQRLPQLALLGVLGMSEGQRIRMLMVEAVMLGLAGAVLGLLLALGLAELGLRQLGGDLGSGLIGLPGARPTLHTTPASLLGLLLLGPIVSLGAAALPLMRLRRLPAAQVLKGLGGGTDDPRWWLIGPALLALAPLLASMSPIGGFPAGAYAAMLALLLGALGSVPLMLRLITRWLRRWAARRALPLLAVERARDQAGEAGRLIAGVLVALALAVAMLVMIASFRLSLDQWLTQMLPADLYLRQTARDSGQQSQPMPPALADQARQLAGVERVSEQLTRTVGVNVRGVRDSATLMARPLDHRLPLQGESAQLPVDLLPVYINEAMRDAMRLAPGDRLMLQVEGRQWPAAVKAVWRDYSRQTSGLLVSRDDWRRVTGDGSVTELALWLKPGADLVTVQEALRRLGPSPASLDMASAGELRRFSLALFDRSFAITYWLQAVGLGLGLFGVAASLSAQLLARRREFGLLLHLGLTRGMLQRLVLGESLLQAVAGAVMGLAVGLAISAVLVFRLNPQSFHWSMDWQVPWLRVAGLVAASLLATAATAAWAGARALRARQGEALRAVREDW; via the coding sequence ATGAATCCGCTGAGCCGCGCCTGGGTGTGGTGGTGGCAGTTGTCCTGGCCGGCACTGCGCCTGCAGTGGGGTCGGCAACTGGCCGCCTTGCTCACCATCGCGCTCGGTCTGGCGCTGGCCGGTGCGGTGCATTGGATCAATGCCTCCGCCTTGGCACAGTTCGAGGCGGCCGCCCGCCAGAGCAGCGCCCAGGCCGATCTGGAACTGCGCGCCGCGCCGGGCGCCGCGCCGCTGTCCGATCGCCTGTTCGCCGAACTGGCGGCCCGCGACGACATCGCGGAACTCGCGCCCCGGCTGGACGCCAGCCTGCGGGTGCAGGGCCGCGACGGTCAGTGGCAGCGCCTCCAACTGGTGGGCCTGGACCTGCTGCAGATCGCCGCCTTCCATCCGCAATGGCGTCCGCATGCGGACAGCGGCGGATGGGCCGATGCGCTCCAGCAACCCGCCGTGTTGGTGAGCGATGCCGCACTGCGTCGATTGGGATGGGGCGCCGTGGAGACAACCGGTGCCCCCGCGAGCACGGGAACAGCGGGAGCAGCGGAAACAGCGGGATCACCGGGAACGCCGGGAACGCCGGCATCCGAAGCCACACCGTCGTCCTCATCGTCCGAAGGCGCGCTCGCGTCGACGGCATCGGGCTCGACAGCCACAGCTACAGCCACAGCCGCATCCACCTCGACGTCTGCCTCCACGTCGACGTCCACCTCCACGTCCGCCGCCGCCTCATCGAACATTGAGCCGACCACGCTGCGACTGGATCTGCCCGGCGCCACCGACCCGCTGCCCATCGCCGGCCTCATCGCCGACGACGGACAGGCGCTGATGATCATGGACATCGCCTGGGCCCAGCAAGTGCTGCAGCGGCCGGGGCAACTGGACGCCATCCTGCTGCGCATGGTGCCGGGTCGCGCGGTGCCGGCGGTCTGGCCGACCGGCATCCTCGCCGGCGCGCCGCAGGACCAGGCCCGCCAGCAAGCCGACGAAGCCCGACGGCTGACCCGCGCCTACCGCCTCAACCTGGGCGTGCTGTCGTTGATGGCCTTGTTCGTCGGCGCGTTCATGGTGTTTGCGGTCCACAGCCTGTCGGTGGCGCAACGGCTGCCGCAACTGGCGCTGCTGGGCGTGCTGGGCATGAGCGAGGGCCAGCGGATCCGGATGCTGATGGTCGAGGCGGTGATGCTGGGCCTGGCCGGCGCGGTGCTGGGGCTGCTGCTGGCCTTGGGACTGGCGGAGCTCGGCCTGCGCCAGCTCGGGGGCGACCTCGGCAGCGGCCTGATCGGCCTGCCCGGTGCACGGCCCACGCTGCACACCACGCCCGCGTCCCTCCTCGGCCTGCTGTTGCTCGGCCCGATCGTGAGCCTGGGCGCCGCCGCCCTGCCGCTGATGCGGCTGCGGCGGCTGCCGGCCGCCCAGGTGCTGAAGGGGCTGGGCGGCGGCACCGACGATCCGCGCTGGTGGCTGATCGGCCCCGCGCTGCTGGCGCTGGCGCCGCTGCTGGCCTCGATGTCGCCGATCGGCGGCTTTCCGGCCGGCGCCTATGCCGCCATGCTGGCGCTGCTGCTGGGCGCCCTGGGCAGCGTGCCCCTGATGCTGAGGCTGATCACCCGCTGGCTGCGCCGCTGGGCGGCACGACGCGCCCTGCCCTTGCTGGCGGTGGAACGGGCACGGGACCAGGCCGGCGAAGCGGGTCGGCTGATCGCCGGTGTGCTGGTCGCGCTGGCCCTGGCGGTGGCGATGCTGGTGATGATCGCCAGCTTCCGCCTGTCGCTGGACCAGTGGCTGACGCAGATGCTGCCGGCCGATCTCTATCTGCGCCAGACCGCGCGCGACAGCGGCCAACAGAGCCAGCCGATGCCGCCGGCCTTGGCCGACCAGGCCCGCCAGCTCGCGGGCGTGGAGCGGGTGTCGGAGCAGCTCACCCGCACCGTCGGCGTCAATGTGCGCGGCGTGCGGGACAGCGCCACCCTGATGGCTCGCCCGCTGGACCATCGGCTGCCACTGCAGGGCGAGTCGGCGCAGCTGCCGGTCGACCTCCTGCCCGTCTACATCAACGAAGCCATGCGCGATGCGATGCGCCTGGCCCCGGGCGACCGGCTGATGCTGCAAGTCGAGGGCCGGCAGTGGCCGGCCGCGGTGAAGGCGGTCTGGCGCGATTACAGCCGGCAGACCTCGGGCCTGCTGGTATCGAGGGACGACTGGCGACGGGTGACCGGTGACGGCAGCGTCACCGAACTGGCACTGTGGCTCAAGCCGGGGGCGGACCTGGTGACGGTGCAGGAAGCGCTGCGTCGGCTCGGGCCCTCGCCCGCGTCGCTGGACATGGCCTCGGCCGGCGAGCTGCGGCGCTTCTCGCTGGCGCTGTTCGACCGCAGCTTTGCCATCACCTACTGGCTGCAGGCGGTCGGACTGGGGCTGGGCTTGTTCGGCGTGGCGGCCAGCCTGTCGGCCCAACTGCTGGCACGCCGCCGCGAGTTCGGCCTGCTGCTGCACCTGGGGCTGACGCGCGGCATGCTGCAACGACTGGTGCTGGGCGAGAGCCTGCTGCAGGCGGTGGCCGGCGCGGTGATGGGGTTGGCCGTCGGCCTGGCCATCAGTGCGGTGCTGGTGTTCCGGTTGAATCCGCAGAGCTTCCACTGGAGCATGGATTGGCAAGTGCCCTGGCTGCGGGTGGCCGGGCTGGTCGCGGCCAGCCTGTTGGCCACCGCCGCCACGGCCGCCTGGGCCGGCGCGCGGGCGCTGCGGGCCCGGCAAGGTGAAGCGCTGCGCGCAGTGAGAGAGGATTGGTGA
- a CDS encoding carotenoid 1,2-hydratase, producing the protein MSRAALRFPRDHGAHPETRIEWWYVTGVLRTPGATLDTPPAYGFQLTFFRVRRELTRPLDSAFVPDQLMLGHAALSDLGQRRLVHDQRLLRRGFANARSDEADTRVRLGDWSLVRQDGERGLSRYTLSLRSEHAGFGLRLDLQAPQAPLLQGDQGWSRKGPGAEQASRYVSEPQLAGRGRLTRTNELVRELEARCWLDHEWSNQYLGAKAETAPDRAVGWDWMGMNLNDGSALTLFQMRRRDGKTLWTGGSWRDADGRQIDLQQRVSFEPVAHWESPASLAQYPVRWRIRTPRGVLRVDAAFNAQEIDAQRSTGFLYWEGVARLSDDAGRLLGWGYLEMTGYAGRVPL; encoded by the coding sequence TTGTCGCGCGCCGCCCTGCGCTTTCCGCGCGACCACGGCGCCCATCCCGAGACGCGGATCGAATGGTGGTACGTCACCGGCGTGCTCCGGACACCTGGCGCGACGCTGGACACGCCACCGGCCTACGGCTTCCAGCTCACCTTCTTCCGGGTGCGGCGCGAGCTGACACGGCCGCTGGACAGCGCCTTCGTGCCGGATCAATTGATGCTGGGGCATGCGGCGCTGTCCGACCTCGGCCAGCGTCGGCTGGTGCACGATCAACGCTTGCTGCGTCGCGGCTTTGCCAATGCGCGCAGCGATGAGGCGGACACCCGCGTGCGCCTGGGCGACTGGTCGCTGGTGCGCCAGGACGGCGAGCGCGGTCTGAGCCGCTACACGCTGTCGCTGCGCAGCGAGCATGCCGGCTTCGGCCTGCGGCTGGATCTGCAAGCCCCGCAGGCGCCGCTGCTGCAGGGCGATCAGGGCTGGTCACGCAAGGGGCCGGGCGCGGAGCAGGCCAGTCGTTATGTCAGCGAACCGCAGCTCGCCGGTCGTGGCCGGCTGACCCGCACCAACGAGCTCGTGCGCGAACTCGAGGCGCGCTGCTGGCTGGACCATGAATGGAGCAACCAGTACCTCGGCGCCAAGGCGGAGACGGCCCCGGATCGGGCGGTGGGCTGGGACTGGATGGGCATGAACCTCAACGACGGCAGCGCGCTCACGCTGTTCCAGATGCGTCGGCGAGACGGCAAGACGCTCTGGACCGGCGGCAGCTGGCGCGATGCGGACGGTCGTCAGATCGACCTCCAGCAGCGGGTGAGTTTCGAGCCCGTGGCGCACTGGGAGAGCCCGGCCAGCCTGGCCCAGTATCCGGTGCGCTGGCGCATCCGCACCCCTCGCGGCGTGCTGCGGGTGGACGCGGCCTTCAACGCCCAGGAGATCGATGCCCAACGCAGCACCGGCTTCCTGTACTGGGAAGGCGTCGCGCGATTGAGCGATGACGCCGGCCGGCTGCTCGGCTGGGGTTATCTGGAAATGACCGGCTACGCGGGCCGGGTGCCGCTGTAG
- a CDS encoding GGDEF domain-containing protein — translation MDWLKREAARAQRHSHDGVLLLLELDPWVRLQQQYGDDCIQALDDRLSQLARQQLRGGDWVLAQPRGMWAVYLPSTDPLGALDAADRLRGRVATLDYRWQGQSLPLSASLGLAHWQDWKREPQQGAEQLLQQARQALAMARGAGCNCVRAYAPAPSGRSRYSGTRPA, via the coding sequence ATGGACTGGCTCAAACGGGAAGCGGCCCGGGCCCAGCGCCACAGCCATGACGGGGTGCTGCTGTTGCTGGAACTCGACCCCTGGGTGCGCCTGCAACAGCAATACGGCGACGACTGCATCCAGGCGCTGGACGACCGCCTCAGCCAGCTGGCGCGACAGCAACTGCGCGGTGGCGACTGGGTGCTGGCCCAGCCGCGCGGCATGTGGGCGGTCTATCTGCCGAGCACCGATCCCCTGGGCGCGCTGGATGCGGCCGACCGATTGCGCGGCCGGGTCGCCACCCTGGATTACCGCTGGCAGGGCCAATCGCTGCCGCTGAGCGCCAGCCTCGGCCTGGCCCATTGGCAGGACTGGAAACGCGAGCCGCAGCAAGGAGCCGAACAGTTGCTGCAGCAGGCCCGCCAGGCACTGGCCATGGCGCGCGGGGCCGGCTGCAACTGCGTGCGTGCCTATGCACCGGCGCCGTCGGGCCGCAGCCGCTACAGCGGCACCCGGCCCGCGTAG
- a CDS encoding CHASE domain-containing protein: MPATPETVSPRAAQVRLDTSLTAFIGAALVLVVGLSVTLCGMLWNRNRVIAAAHLRLDAQMERLQRDIAQRFIQPVYGLKGARGTIAALHGNVDRAAFRSYVESRDLPNEFPGVRGFGFAPMVKRDQLEAFIAAQRADGAPQFNVRTSGQAPDLYVIAHVEPLSQNYPAWGFDLGSEAIRRRAIEQAIDTGDATLSAPVPLVQDRHHGPGFLTLVPVFRAGSDPVNIAQRRQALLGLLYAPLVAEEILSGLTESLAEPVDFRLVVDDGDGTEDLLLDSATGIQALNARPQARPGFAERMVAGERRLQIGGRAFRLEAAQSLVYEHTVIDAAGWGLGLTGSALTVLLAFTAWLLLAGRERAQALADAMTIDLQRLAMDQEAMLDNDLVGIAKLRHRHIVWKNRALDRIFGYGADELLGQPARLFYLDDEAYTQIGHTAYPTLSAGGHYRCQLQMRRKDGSQVWIDLNGVALPGGVNEDLSLWLMVDITQSKAYEQSVEQAAFHDPLTGLPNRILLGDRLQHALAAAQRQDHGVAVAYLDLDGFKKINDTHGHEAGDEVLKTVAQQLTEGIRASDTAARLGGDEFVLVLSPVSGRVESQAILERVLRRLMQPITLSSGTVVQVGSSIGVAHYPADASQADPLMSLADQAMYESKRGGRCRIRLLNGGAPPVIVDLRDRADESPGDAPHVQRAGSSTRA; encoded by the coding sequence GTGCCCGCGACCCCCGAGACCGTGTCCCCGCGCGCCGCCCAGGTCCGCCTCGACACCTCGCTGACGGCCTTCATTGGCGCGGCGCTGGTGCTGGTGGTGGGCTTGTCGGTCACGCTGTGCGGCATGCTGTGGAACCGCAACCGCGTCATCGCCGCCGCCCATCTGCGGCTGGACGCCCAGATGGAGCGGCTGCAGCGCGACATTGCCCAACGCTTCATCCAGCCGGTCTACGGGCTCAAGGGCGCGCGCGGCACGATCGCCGCCCTGCATGGCAATGTGGACCGCGCCGCCTTTCGGTCCTATGTCGAATCCCGCGACCTGCCCAACGAATTTCCGGGCGTGCGGGGCTTCGGCTTCGCGCCCATGGTCAAGCGCGATCAACTGGAGGCCTTCATTGCCGCCCAACGCGCCGACGGGGCGCCACAGTTCAACGTTCGCACCAGCGGCCAGGCACCGGATCTGTACGTGATCGCCCATGTGGAGCCGCTGTCGCAGAACTATCCGGCGTGGGGGTTCGATCTGGGTTCGGAGGCCATCCGGCGCCGCGCCATCGAGCAGGCGATCGACACCGGCGATGCGACCTTGTCCGCGCCGGTGCCGCTGGTGCAGGACCGCCACCATGGACCGGGCTTTCTGACCCTGGTGCCGGTGTTTCGCGCGGGAAGCGATCCGGTCAACATCGCCCAGCGCCGCCAGGCACTGCTGGGGCTGTTGTATGCGCCGCTGGTGGCCGAGGAAATTCTCTCCGGACTCACCGAGTCACTGGCCGAACCGGTGGACTTCCGACTGGTCGTCGATGACGGCGACGGCACCGAGGACCTGCTGCTGGACAGCGCCACCGGCATCCAGGCCCTGAATGCCCGCCCACAGGCGCGGCCGGGCTTCGCCGAGCGGATGGTCGCCGGCGAGCGACGGCTGCAGATCGGGGGGCGCGCTTTCCGGCTGGAGGCGGCCCAGTCCCTGGTGTACGAACACACGGTGATCGATGCCGCCGGTTGGGGCCTGGGCCTGACCGGCAGCGCACTCACCGTCCTGCTCGCCTTCACCGCCTGGCTGCTGCTGGCCGGCCGGGAACGGGCGCAGGCGCTGGCGGATGCGATGACGATCGACCTGCAGCGGCTGGCGATGGACCAGGAGGCCATGCTGGACAACGACCTGGTCGGCATTGCCAAGCTGCGCCACCGGCACATCGTCTGGAAGAACCGGGCGCTGGACCGGATCTTCGGCTACGGCGCCGATGAATTGCTCGGTCAGCCGGCGCGGCTGTTCTACCTGGATGACGAGGCCTACACGCAGATTGGCCACACGGCCTATCCGACGCTGAGCGCCGGCGGCCATTACCGCTGTCAGTTGCAGATGCGGCGCAAGGACGGCAGCCAGGTGTGGATCGACCTCAACGGCGTCGCCCTGCCCGGGGGAGTGAATGAGGACCTGTCGCTGTGGCTGATGGTGGACATCACCCAGAGCAAGGCCTATGAGCAATCGGTCGAGCAGGCTGCCTTCCATGACCCGCTCACCGGCCTGCCCAATCGCATCCTGCTGGGCGACCGGCTGCAGCACGCCCTCGCCGCAGCCCAGCGGCAGGACCACGGCGTGGCGGTGGCCTATCTGGATCTGGACGGCTTCAAGAAGATCAACGACACCCACGGCCATGAGGCCGGCGACGAGGTGCTCAAGACGGTGGCCCAGCAACTGACCGAGGGCATCCGCGCCTCGGACACCGCCGCACGGTTGGGCGGGGACGAGTTCGTGCTGGTGCTGTCGCCGGTCAGCGGACGGGTGGAAAGCCAGGCGATTCTGGAGCGGGTGCTGCGGCGCTTGATGCAGCCCATCACGCTCTCCAGCGGGACGGTGGTGCAGGTCGGCAGCAGCATCGGCGTGGCCCACTACCCGGCCGACGCCAGCCAGGCGGACCCGTTGATGAGCCTGGCTGATCAGGCCATGTACGAAAGCAAGCGCGGCGGCCGCTGTCGCATCCGGCTGCTGAACGGAGGGGCGCCGCCGGTCATCGTCGACCTGAGGGACCGGGCGGACGAGTCCCCGGGCGACGCCCCTCATGTCCAACGTGCCGGCAGCAGCACCCGGGCATGA
- a CDS encoding GNAT family N-acetyltransferase, producing MTTLLTPRLRLEPFQDAHLQGLNAMNSDPAVMRYLTGQPETLDQTQDFIDRVKARWAEWGYSWWAFFERETGELVGAGCIQHLGRDRALPHEIGWRLRQDRWGRGYGSEAARRMASFAFDDLAAPQLVAVCDPENLDSAKVMQRLGMRYRGIERWYDYDCAVYGMTADEWRAAQAAQPGTPGSTEATGGVDGSGG from the coding sequence ATGACCACCCTTCTGACGCCCCGCCTGCGCCTGGAACCGTTCCAGGATGCTCATCTGCAAGGCCTGAACGCCATGAACAGCGATCCTGCGGTCATGCGCTACCTCACCGGCCAGCCGGAGACGCTGGACCAGACGCAGGACTTCATCGATCGCGTCAAGGCGCGGTGGGCGGAATGGGGCTATTCATGGTGGGCCTTCTTCGAGCGCGAGACCGGCGAGCTGGTGGGCGCGGGCTGCATCCAGCACCTGGGCCGGGACCGTGCGCTGCCGCATGAAATCGGTTGGCGGCTGCGGCAGGACCGTTGGGGTCGCGGCTACGGCTCGGAAGCGGCGCGCCGGATGGCCAGCTTTGCCTTCGACGACCTGGCCGCCCCGCAGTTGGTGGCGGTGTGCGATCCCGAGAACCTGGATTCGGCCAAGGTCATGCAGCGCCTGGGCATGCGCTATCGGGGCATTGAACGCTGGTATGACTACGACTGTGCGGTCTATGGCATGACGGCCGATGAATGGCGCGCTGCGCAGGCCGCTCAACCCGGCACGCCCGGCAGCACGGAAGCCACAGGCGGCGTGGACGGCTCGGGCGGTTGA
- a CDS encoding MarC family protein, translating into MDHSFLSALILLLLVLDPLGSLPIFIPIMRNVPRERRLRVALREVTIAFSVLLAFMFLGEGFLRLMHLSERSLEVAGGVILIIIAIRMIFSHAGESAYGVDTGREPFIFPLAVPLLAGPSAMATVLLLASRQPDRIAEWIGALFTAMLISFLALILADRIRKLLGDSVVSALEKLMGLVLTAIAVEMILAGLKRYFVGGL; encoded by the coding sequence ATGGATCACAGTTTTCTCTCCGCGCTCATTCTGTTGCTGCTGGTGCTGGACCCGCTGGGCAGCCTGCCGATCTTCATTCCGATCATGCGCAACGTGCCGCGTGAGCGCCGCCTGCGGGTGGCCTTGCGCGAGGTCACCATCGCCTTCAGCGTGTTGCTGGCCTTCATGTTCCTGGGCGAAGGCTTTCTGCGGCTGATGCACCTGTCCGAGCGCTCGCTGGAGGTGGCCGGCGGGGTGATCCTGATCATCATCGCGATCCGCATGATCTTCAGCCATGCCGGCGAGTCCGCCTACGGCGTGGACACCGGCCGCGAGCCCTTCATCTTCCCGCTCGCGGTGCCGCTGCTGGCCGGGCCGTCGGCCATGGCCACGGTGCTGCTGCTGGCCTCGCGCCAGCCCGACCGCATTGCGGAATGGATCGGTGCGTTGTTCACCGCGATGCTGATCTCGTTCCTGGCGCTGATCCTGGCCGACCGCATCCGCAAGCTGCTGGGCGATTCGGTGGTGTCGGCGCTGGAGAAGCTGATGGGCCTGGTGCTGACCGCGATCGCGGTGGAGATGATCCTGGCGGGCCTGAAACGCTACTTCGTCGGCGGCCTCTGA
- a CDS encoding Lrp/AsnC family transcriptional regulator: MNDKHGLDAIDRKILHILQHDGRISNVDLAGQVHLSAPQCFRRVRALEERGVLRGYRADVAPQALGLGVTAYVSLNITAPAFVRVREIESLIRDFPEILECHTVSGDCDYLLKVVARDLKALSTFLTDKLMQLDGVADVRSMICLEEIKPPAGLPVG; encoded by the coding sequence ATGAACGACAAGCACGGGCTGGACGCCATCGACCGCAAGATTCTCCACATCCTTCAGCACGACGGACGGATCTCGAATGTGGACCTGGCCGGCCAGGTCCATCTGTCCGCCCCGCAGTGCTTCCGTCGGGTGCGGGCCCTGGAAGAGCGCGGCGTGCTGCGCGGCTATCGGGCGGATGTGGCGCCGCAGGCGCTGGGGCTGGGCGTCACCGCCTATGTCAGCCTCAACATCACCGCGCCGGCCTTTGTGCGGGTGCGTGAGATCGAATCCCTGATCCGTGACTTTCCGGAGATCCTGGAATGCCACACCGTGTCCGGCGACTGTGACTACCTGCTGAAGGTGGTCGCCCGAGACCTCAAGGCGCTTTCCACTTTCCTCACGGACAAGCTGATGCAACTGGACGGCGTGGCGGATGTGCGCTCGATGATTTGCCTGGAAGAGATCAAGCCGCCCGCGGGGCTGCCGGTCGGCTGA